One genomic segment of Acinetobacter oleivorans DR1 includes these proteins:
- a CDS encoding DUF1285 domain-containing protein gives MVNQNNSPSDMGKIPLSDDKNLMNIAQYLKGVQQSHKRSIPPLEQWHPKHCGKMDLTVKANGEWWHEGQLIKRQALLDLFTKVLWKEEGKFYLKTPVEQIEIEVEDEPLLVNQVDQVEISGDQFLQLTTTNQDVILVDAEHPIFMREYAGELRPYVHVRFGINALIQRQSFYHLVNYGTLVEKENGETVLELKSGNLLLQLGT, from the coding sequence ATGGTAAATCAAAATAATTCCCCATCGGATATGGGAAAAATACCGTTATCTGATGATAAAAACTTAATGAACATTGCACAATACTTAAAAGGTGTACAGCAAAGTCACAAAAGGTCAATTCCACCTTTAGAGCAGTGGCATCCAAAGCATTGCGGCAAAATGGATTTGACGGTTAAAGCCAATGGAGAATGGTGGCACGAAGGTCAATTAATTAAGCGCCAAGCCCTATTAGATCTATTTACCAAAGTCCTATGGAAAGAAGAAGGGAAATTCTACCTGAAAACCCCCGTAGAACAAATTGAAATTGAGGTTGAAGATGAACCTTTATTAGTCAATCAGGTCGATCAAGTTGAAATTTCAGGTGATCAATTTTTACAACTGACCACGACCAATCAAGATGTGATTTTGGTTGATGCTGAACATCCAATTTTTATGCGTGAATATGCAGGGGAGTTGCGTCCTTATGTGCATGTCCGATTTGGAATTAATGCGCTTATTCAACGTCAGTCTTTTTATCACTTAGTGAACTATGGGACACTCGTCGAAAAAGAGAATGGTGAAACCGTTTTAGAGTTAAAAAGTGGTAATTTGCTCTTGCAATTAGGCACTTGA
- the murI gene encoding glutamate racemase — protein sequence MTAIQPLFTDLEPMPKASADAPIGIFDSGIGGMSVAAEIARYLPNERIVYYADTAYVPYGPRSDEEIRELTARAVDWLYRQGCKIAVVACNTASAFSLDHLREHYGEHFPIVGLVPALKPAVLQTRSKVVAVLATPATFRGQLIKDVVEKFAVPAGVKVMTLTSLELVPCVEAGQQMGEACLTALKEVLQPAAEQGADYLVLGCTHYPFLNEAIHHLFDNQFTLVDSGFAVARQTARILIKNALLCDQIGQNVARIECYVSGNNADALQPVLQHMIPQELTWTLHNLN from the coding sequence ATGACCGCCATACAACCTCTATTTACCGATCTAGAACCTATGCCTAAAGCATCAGCAGATGCCCCAATTGGTATTTTTGATTCGGGAATTGGGGGAATGTCAGTTGCAGCAGAAATAGCTAGATATTTACCCAATGAACGCATTGTGTATTATGCCGACACAGCCTACGTTCCTTATGGCCCACGTTCTGATGAAGAAATTAGAGAACTCACAGCCCGAGCCGTTGATTGGTTATACCGCCAAGGTTGTAAAATTGCAGTGGTTGCCTGTAATACCGCTTCAGCATTTAGTCTTGACCATTTACGTGAACATTATGGTGAACATTTTCCAATTGTTGGTTTAGTTCCAGCATTAAAACCTGCCGTATTACAGACACGTTCTAAAGTGGTTGCTGTGTTGGCCACACCTGCTACTTTTCGTGGGCAACTCATTAAAGATGTTGTTGAGAAGTTTGCTGTTCCGGCGGGTGTTAAAGTGATGACCTTAACCAGCCTTGAACTTGTTCCTTGTGTAGAAGCAGGACAGCAAATGGGAGAGGCGTGTTTAACGGCATTAAAAGAGGTTTTACAGCCTGCCGCTGAGCAAGGTGCAGACTATTTAGTGCTCGGTTGTACGCATTATCCTTTCTTAAATGAAGCAATTCATCATCTTTTTGATAACCAATTCACACTGGTTGATTCTGGGTTCGCAGTTGCCCGACAAACAGCCCGTATTTTAATAAAAAATGCGTTATTATGTGACCAAATAGGTCAGAATGTTGCACGTATTGAATGTTACGTCAGCGGAAATAATGCTGACGCACTGCAACCTGTTTTACAACATATGATTCCACAAGAGTTAACTTGGACACTTCATAATCTGAACTGA